The DNA region ATCGAGCTCAAGTGCGAAAATTGATAAACGAGCTTAATCAAGCTCAATCTTACAAATAGATGTTCAATCAAGTTCAAATTGAGTTTTGAACTCCAAATTTCAAGTGAAGATTGAGCTTACCCATTTTTTAACTTAGCTTGGCTCAACTACAGCCCGAGTTTTAACCTTTTTCGTTTGAGTAAACTACACCCGAGATTACttaactattagtaagtttaagtTTTGCTcactaaacttaaaaaaattacaaaatggtcactgaactattcaaaagttttcatttaagttactgaGCTATTAAAATCATTGATGTATGGCCTTCTCTATTCACGCTGCATTGCCTACACCAATCAAGAGCTCTTCTTCCCCTTCTATTCTATAGTTCCTTTTTTCTTCCTTCATAAAATAACTTTGAATGTCATAAACCTacgaaccaaaatctaaataACTTTTTTCTAATCTCCGACACTAACTGTcaaatcgacttggatctaaggtatgttcgtCTATTCATTGATGGGTACTGATCACTATACTTGGGGTTcaatagttcaatgacttaaataaaaacatcTGAATAGTTCaacaacttaaatgaaaacttacgaatagtttagtgacaattttgtaattttttaaagataaatgaccaaaacataaatatattaatagtttaatgacatGGGTATAgtttacctttttcatttttaacgTTGCAGAACGTGCATGACGTTTTCCAAAAACCGCGTGATTAAAACTGATCTCAGTCCTCGACAAGCCTGTGATTAAAGGCTATTTTACCAAACTaacccaaaaaaatttaatatttacaaaaaggacctaggtttaaaaacaatcaccaaaatgaCCTAAAATGAACAGTAGAATGGGGTTTTGGCCTTCTAATGGCGGACACCACATCGTATTTTGGTCCAATGATTGCATGATGATTATGTCaagctttaaaaaattgatttttttggttttggccttccaatggccggcaccagagtatttttttttaaatcgtatcatactggtataaaaaaatgagtatttaaaaaaaaaattggtgctggcctgtcaatggccggcaccaggtacgagtatttattttttatttttttgttttggccTTCTAATGGTTGACACtagacaaatttttttttaaatctcgtACCTGGTGccagccattgacaggccagcaccaaaattttttttaaatactcatGCTGGTGCCAGCATTAGAaggccaaaacaaaaaaaaaattaaaatctcgtACCTAATGCCGACCATTGATAGGCCagcatcaaattttttttaaatacttgtgTTGGTGTCGACCATTAGaaggttaaaataaaaaaaattaaaatctcgtGCTTTGTGccagccattgacaggccagcgcCAAaagtatttgattttttttcttattgatgccggccattgacaggccagcaccaagattttttttaaatagttgtATTTTTTTATACTCGTATgatactatttaaaaaaaaatatcctGGTGCCAGCCATTGGAaggctaaaataaaaaaaattaattttttaaagcctAACACAATCATCAGGCAATCATGGGGCCAAAATACGAGGTGGTGCCGACTATTAGAAGGCTAAAACCCTATTCTATTGTTCATTTCAGGTCATTtttgtgattgtttttaatcctaggttatttttgtaaatattattttttttgggtCAGTTTGGTAAAATACCCACGATTAAaccattaaacataaaacataaagcCTAAGCAAACGGCCGCAACCTCACCCTCACTTCACTTTACTAACCAACAGCCACCACCACATACCCTTCTGAAACCTCACCCACACCAAACTCCAGAACCAGCCTCCGTTATCAATGGCGATGATATCTACATATTGCCCACATTTCAACGGACTTCACCGATCATCTCCCAAGCTCGACAGTTCTCAATCTCAATCTTTCCTTCAACACATCAACTCTCAGCTTCGCCTTGCTTCGTCTCGTAAACCTTGCAGAGCTGTTACTGCCATGGCCGGTTCCGGAAAGGTAAAGATAAACTGTTACTTGATTTGAAGGCTCTAGAGTTAACCCACCAACCCCCTTTTTTTTAGTAcatttttagccatttttatgACTTCGGTAGGTTTTCTAGTTTTGATGTCTGTCAGTCAATACTTAgcaattaaaaggaaaaaaagggaaaGTTTTAGATGCTGAATCTAGAAATGAATTGCTGATCTTTGTTGGGATTTTGTCTCTTTGTTTAGGTAGTGTATTAAGCATTAAGCTTTAAGCAAGAGGGTTTTCACAATGATATTTGCCAacttcactttttttcttttggggGTCTTTTATTAATGCTTTTGGTAAGTACTGACCTTTCTATTTTTTCTTGCACTTGCAGTTCTTTGTTGGGGGTAACTGGAAATGTGTAAGTACCCTTGTCTCACAGATATGGTGTTAGTCTTTGTTCTCTATATTTGTTCTTGGTTTTCTTCTATTGTTAGCTCTTTGTGCCAAATATGGTGCACTACACTCAATGATTCCGTTAGCATCTCCGTTTACTCCGTATACAATAGTAATGAAGTCCTTTTAGAGTTTTCTTTGTGGTTGTTTGATGTGGAATCTTTCTTGCTAATCTCATTTAATTGTGTTGAGGATCGGTTGGCTCCTTCAGGAGAAGTCTTTGAAGTGTTGTCCCTTGGGAGGTTTTTGTCCCCAGCCTCCATGGAGAGCCAGCATGCTGTAAGCAGCTGCCCTAAGGGCCTGGTTCATGGAGGGGGGCACCTTGACTGTACGCCCACCAAGGTGACCCGAGCATCTCACCCTTGGTAGGGTTTGAACCCCTGACGTATGGCATATAGGTCGCCTTGGTGGGGGTCCAGTAGGCTGCCCAGTGGACGACACTACGAAGACTTCTCATGAAGGAGCGGACCGACCCTCAACAAAATGATACTTATCACTTTGGTTTTTGTTATGACATTAGTGTGAAGTTGACTCTTGCAAGTATTTTGTTCTCATGGTGGTTCTGGTTGCTACCCTCccccattttgatttattttatcattgcaattattataaattgaaatgatCTCCTGCTGCTGTTAATTTTGTGCCTTTTCAAGTGATCTATACCTTTCAAAAGTTTCTCAGCCTTTTCTTTTTCAGACTTCAGATTCTTCAAGTTCGTCATGCCCTGCTAACCCCTTTTCCGAAAGTACTATTGCAATTTTTTCCGTCAATACGATTTCACACTCTATTAGTTGTTATGCCGGGATCTTTTTTATTATGGAACAACTCATGTATGTCTATTTGTTTCATTCTCTAGTTCTATTTCCTTCACTGATGATGTTATTTTTCGTCGTATAGAATGGAACAAAAGACTCCATCACAAAGCTTGTTTCTGACTTGAACAGCGCAAAGTTGGAGACTGATGTTGGTAATTTAGTGCCTTAAATCTTGCAATTTTTGTATGGAACTTGGCTTAGGGTTTATATATGCAAAATTTTATCGGTTTCATATGTGATCCTTGATAAATTATGGAACTTGGATCGGTTTTGTATTTATCAGTTTTCATCAGTATATCATGTTAAATGTTATGAACATTGCTAATAATTCATTACTGTTTGACAGATGTTGTTGTGTCACCTCCCTTTGTTTATCTCGATCAAGTGACAGCTTCATTAACCAGTCGAATTGAGGTATCTGCTCAGAACTCTTGGATTGGGAAAGGTGGGGCTTTTACCGGAGAAATCAGGTTAGCTAACTTTTTCTTGATGAGCTAAACATGTTAATTCTTCATTATTTCGTACCCGAGGGTCTgaaaatttattgtattttgcCGTATTACTTCATTGGTACTGACATATGGTCCTCATTTCACTCTGCATTTCTTGTAAGTAGGCCTTTAAGTTTTGGGACATCTGTTATTTCATTTGATCTGTTTCCAAACATAGTGGAAGCTAATTCGTGTTTTGTTTTTTAGTTATGGACATCTTTGTTTGCATGTGCCATACTGTTTGATTGAGTTACTTCAAATCTATCCACGTCTTTAATATGATTCATCTGATTATTTCTGTAGTGTGGAGCAATTGAAAGATATTGGCTGCAAGTGGGTCATTCTTGGGCATTCTGAACGCAGACATATTATTGGTGAAGATGATCAGGTAAAAGCTTATGTGCTTAATGTTCTTCTGAGGTGTTAAAGGACTTATCAGAGATTTGTTGTTGTCTTTAGTTTATAGGAAAGAAAGCTGCTTACGCTTTGAACGAGGGTCTCGGAGTAATAGCTTGTATTGGTGAATTGCTAGAAGAAAGAGAAGCAGGCAAAACTTTCGATGTGTGTTTCCGGCAACTGAAGGCTTTTGCCGGTAATCTTTCGTGTCCTCTTTTTGATTTTTGTTACTTTTTTCCTCATGAATTACTTATGTTATCTTGTAAATGTAGAGGAAAGGATCGTGGCCTAACTCTAATGGTTCCATCATTTGCAGATGTTGTACCCAGTTGGGACAATATAGTTATTGCTTATGAGCCTGTATGGGCCATCGGGACTGGCAAAGTGGCTACACCCCAACAAGCTCAGGAAGTGCATGTAGCTGTCCGTGATTGGCTTAAAAAGAACGTGTCTGAGGAAGTTGCATCTAAAACACGTATCATATATGGAGGTAACTCAGATACTATACCATTCTTATATACATGTATTTGTGGTTTATGATATGAGAGAGACATTCTAGGATCGTGTAGGTATGACACATGTTCCCCTTGGGTAAAAGTACTAGAGGCTTTTATATTTGGAGTCAAGTTGCATTTTGCCGTTTTtactaaaaaatgggcaaattagcccTTTGTATATTGAATCAAAGAGCAAAAtagtcattctgttaaaaattccatccatttctactgttaaaaattggtccctGTACGTCAACACGAGGTACATATGATACATCACATGTAACTGTATGATTAATTTGTCAGCTACATCAGTTTTTAACagaagaaatggatgaaattttaatagaaatgtccAGTTTGCTCTTTAATTGAACATACAGagattaatttgcccattttttgagtaaagggggTAAAATGTAATCTAATTCCTAATACAAGgatctctatgatacttttactgtTCCCTTGCTATgatctctatgatacttttactgtTCCCTTGCTATGATCTTAGTACAGGGGACGGTCTGTAAGAAGATAGTACTGTAACACATGAAAAAACTTGTAAGAACATACTATCTCTTTTTGGCAGGGTCCGTTAATGGAAGCAACTGTGCTGAGCTCGCAAAGCAGGAAGATATCGACGGGTTTCTCGTAGGTGGCGCTTCCTTGAAGGTATTATTCACTCTGTTCCATTATTAATAAAACATACCGAAATATTATTCGGTTATTCGGTTATGGCATTGCTGACGACCGGATTCAAAATATTTGTTGTTGCAGGGGCCGGAATTTGCTACAATTGTCAACTCTGTAACATCCAAAAAGGTGGCTGCCTAAATATATATGAAGCTGATTGAAAGTAAGAAATAAAGGACCAAAATAAAGAAGCTATTTGAGGTTGAAGCTCATGTGACATATTTAGTGTTATATACCCCCATGGAGTTTTTTGATTACTTATTGAGTTCCATTTTCCCGGAAAATGATAGGAAAAAATGAATTGTGGTGTTGTGAAATAAGTTGAAATTCTCGTTGTAACACTTTATAAATGATCCATGGAAACAAATTGAGGTTGTAACCTATACACGACCATATACTTGAACTTAAATAATTTATCTCTTGTAGGAAAGGTATGCACATTTTCATCATTCTTTTTGGGTAAATTCCTTAGTTAGTCATCCAACTTTTAAGGCTTTATCATTTTGGgatcaaaatgaaatttttttaatttcgttactcaaattTTAAGGTACTTTCACTAAATCTTTAACGATTGTTAATTGTATACATCACACCTTTGTTTTGGTAACTCAAAATCTAGGtcattttattttagtcacccaaaaaatataattttttttaaaattattgattgggttaaaaagtattaaaaattaaaatgaaaaaaatggtagaaattaaaataatgtattaaaaaaattgtcaaattgttcTTGttgaaagttttattttttattttaatattgaaatttgaatttcaaaACATCGAAAAAAATTTATCCATAAATAGTGTCATTTGTtcctataatattgaaattaattaaaaaataaactccttaaattttagattttattttatgctttcaaattaaaataaattttagattttattttttttaataaatcaaattgaacTATTTCTTAAGTCTCTCATTACTTCAATACGTGAgagaattcaatttaattcaacagtaataaaataaatatattatctcGTCAACATATCCTACTCCAACAGGAGTGATAACTCGATCTCATTCTctaaatttataatgataaaaaatatatacatgctTGATTTCATATAAATCAATTTTGCTCAAAACTCAATTCAATATTAATACAAGCTCTTCATTTTCGTTTTCATCACATAACAATTATTGTTATAATAAACGTTGATAATGATGGTAGAACGATCGTAaagtaataagaaaaaaaaataaaaacaaacaaattttaTGTAGAAACACTTTTGAGAAAAAAACCAcgataaaagagaaaaaattcactaatgttaaaAAACCAATGAtaccaatattaaaattttttattctaatcaaagtcaaatagtaaaaatgtaattctATATGAATCTACTTGTGCTTCCCTTATTTTTTAAcactatatttatttttcaataaatgaCGATATTCGAATCACTTAAACTCTAACCGTTATAATCGCCCATCAAACATTTTTATCCAAATCAATTcatttgacaaattcatccaattCTATTCGCAGCCGTGGGACATATTTAGAGGCCCGACAACATCAAACAATCACATGGCTTTGGTCACTCTAATCGAAAGGACCAGCAGGGGTTAACCGATAATGTCAGACAAAACAGACGGCCGTACATTGGAAAACCCTTCCTGACCTGAAAACCTCCCTTACCTCTTCTGTTCTACTTttgggttatttatttatttatttatgtgtttctCTTCTAATTTTCAGACACCTGCCATGGCTGATGTATGTGGATTAAAATCATTGTTTAGGGCATGGCACGGCATGGCATGGCACCAACTAACATTGGACTACAATGTGGATTCTGGGATTAAATTTTGAGAGattagtaaaatttaataaatttttaaaaaattaagattaaagaattaattaaaattttataagattaatgagaatttttaaaatttgagaggtttaattaaatatttttaaatattttgaaggaaaatttttcaaaattttgagtgCCTTAGGCACCCAAAAAGATCCGCCGCTAACTAGAGAGCTAATGCTTGATAATTcataattaagttaatttatgAATTAATCAGAGTCAattcgattaaaaaaattaattttttttaataaatatataattacattATCATGATTGcatttttatcttttcaaaatatttttataataaaacttatacatttaaatataaaacacaatgaaatctaaatatttaatttttatgtaaatttttaatgaatatatttattatatattgtttttttgtGAATTACAAGAACAGAACAAAGCCTAAAATAATAAACGCGACAAATGTGACTCAAACTCAAACCACATCTGGGACGATGAATACTCTAACCATTATGTCATCATATGAGATTCtaagtaatttaatatttgtaatacTAATAACTTTGTATAAGGtttgagataaaataataaaatattaaaatgaaaaaaatattaaaagattggaaggcttaaattgaattataagcaTATAATCCTTCACTCGAACCCATGACATGAGTTGTAGGGTGAACACTTTTGGTCAATGAGCCAACAACTCTGTACAAGTTATCAATATTTGGATACATGTAAATTCGTCAATTAGGTGAATTGAGTTGATTTAACGTCGTATCGATTAGAAATGGGTTAGttcaagtttaaaatatttgaattatttatgttCGGATTATTTCGGTTATGAATTGTTCTGAGTTTTAATTATTCGAATTTGAGACTCGATTCTTTTTAAGTTCGAttattataaaatcattttaagTTTGAATCATTTCAGATTACTTATTTAGATCTTTTATTTCAGattattgttaaattttataattgcaaaatttctattagaaaattgattagtgatcaactaaattgaatttaacttggtataaaaattgataaatctACATATAGCTACTTCACATCCGCCCAAATCTGGATGACCTAACACTAGATTGGCGTCGGGCACCAATTCGCAGTGGATAGCAGCTGCCTGCCATTGCCACGTTTAACTGGATAATATAACAATATTCATAACCACATGCATCCGTCGACCGATTGGCTGGCTCAACCATCCCCCAATTAAGGTCTTCAAAAAATCATcatatatttgttattatttttaccatttacacccattatttatttatttttaatttcattagtaTAAAGACAAtattattataagtatataataAGTACAAATTATAAGTATGAATATATGTCCtattaattataatgtaatattcAACTAATACACAGCGCATCACATAAAGAATTTGACAAAAGTTGGACTAGTTAAAAAAAATCAGGCAAAATCCATGCAAGTCATACCCGTGAGGTAATTAGAGGGAGAcctattatttataaatattaccaATAAGTGTGGGATGCAATAATGAGGTATATTGCATTCTCAAGAAAGGAatgtatatttgaattttaaagacAATTTTTGTCTCAAACcctaaatatgaaatatatatataaacatttaaaatactgaaaaagaggaagaaaaaaaagCTGCTCAAACCCTTCAACATGCATGTAATGCGTATGGGACGCAGTTTAATGtgtataattttataaaccattaataaaattattcgaTGATAATCAATAATTACGAAaggtaagtgaattttacttttaaaattttaaaattatatgttattattttatttattaatagaGATATGTTGATGGTTTTAGAGGAATGAGTGGTTAATCTCAAGGAATCCATGAGGAACATGAGGGAGACACTTGATGAAGTTAAGGGACGCACTATGGAATTGGACTTGAAGGAAGAGCAATTCAAGGAAGTTTGTTGGAGTCTCTCGGTTCCAATGTAGAAGAAATGCAAGGGATACTTAATTTCACTACGGATAAGCTAATAGTGAGGGACGATGCTCTTGAGTCCATGGTGTTGATTTTGAAGAAGGAAACAATGGCCACAACCGAGGACTTTAAACATGAGGATTGAGAAATTTGAGGGAGAGCTTGCCGTGTGTCGAGCTGTCGTGGGTAAAATAGTTTAGtaaaatttcccttttagtcctttaaatttataaatttaacaattaatttaaatgatgaaaatatattttaaccctaaaaatttaatattcaatgTAGACGTAGTTTGTGgcagaaagagaaaaagaaaccaTGAATTCCCGGATATAGAGACTGACATAAGAACATGCAAACAAAAGCTCCACATAAAACCCTTCCATGGATATGTGAGAAACCAGTGGGCGAGAGCTTCATCAAAGTAGTTTTCCCTCATAGGGTCCTTTTTAAATCCCTTTTTAAATCCAACttgttaatataatatatattatatatataacttcaAAGCTCAAGGACAAAGTACATGTTGATTCCTTTTTCATCCATGCAAAAATATTATATCAATGCATTAAATCCCTAAGCccttgtgtatatatataatataccccCATAGGCGAAGGACAtgaaagtaattaaaaaaaagctACTAGAGATCAGATCATATCAATGGGGATTCGGTTACTGGAGATGATGCTTCACGCGAAGCAGATTATCAGAAGACGGTCACACTCGAAGCAACAGTGCTCATACAGAACATCGTCGGATAGTAAAGTGGTAAATATTGTCCCAAAAGGCCATTTCGCGGTTTACGTCGGGGACGAAGAGAAGAACAAGAGATTTGTGGTTCCGATATCGTACTTGAAGCACCCTTTGTTCCAAGCTTTGTTAAGGCAAGCCGAGGAAGAGTTCGGTTTCGATTATCCCGTGAGGGGTCTTATTGTTCCATGTGTCGAAGAGGAATTCATCAAGCTAACTCGAATAAGTAATGCTTGAGCCAAAGCTCGTACTATTTTTTTTGGGTACATATTACAAATTAGAGAAGAATGATAATATCAAGATATAAATCTTGATTTTTGAGGTGCTAAGAAGAACAGAGATTAACAAGCAAAGCcatatataccatatatatatatagatatggtGATTTTGAtttgcatttttttaattttttattttgtaaatgtgttttgaattttgAAGGTTGCAAATTAATCCCAAAATTTTGTTGCTTGTTTGGGTTTCTTTTGGAAAGtgcataaaaaaatttgtttaagAAGTTTCACCGTATCATGTAATTATATTCAACCCCGTTAAATTTGAAGTCGAATTGGATCAAATCTTTAAACGGAAATAAAAATCTTTCAGCACCGTTTTTTTCAAATCTATAACCTTACTCAAAGGACATCAAATTCCTTTTCAATATGAAGCGACATCAAATTCCTTTTCAATATGAAGCGTTGATCGGTAAAAGTATCGTGAAAACTCTTATACTAGGAGTGAAATTGTATTTTACcctctttactaaaaaaaaatgagcaaattagttgTTAGTTTAAAAAGCAAATGCGtcctttctgttaaaattttcattcatttctactgttaaaaattaacTTGACTAATGAAATAACTAGACAGTTACACATGACGTGCCAGTGTACAAAATCAATTTTTAGTAGTAGAGAtagatatattttttaagaaaaacatcAGTTTCctctttgatttaatatataaagattaatttatttatttttaataaaaaataaaaataatttaaacttttaataCAATAATATTCATATTATCAAGTCGCCATGATTCAACGATATTGAATATGGAATGGGCCATTATTGTTGGTTTTACATAATGATAGGCCATGAATAGCAGATTGCAACAAGAATAGGCAAGAGTGGGACAACCTGAAGATTTTTATCATCCTCTGGGGGATCTCTTTCATCACTCTGACAGGGACCTACGTGCTAGAGGTTTATTGTCGGGTTAAATTGGTTCGAGTCTAAATATGATATTAGTGagttttatgtttatttaagtttaaattaatttaaaatattaatttaaaattttacttaagttGATTCATATTTGTAATCACTAATCCAAGTCGATTTTAAGAACActcatattatatttataaaaaatttaacatatatattattttttatatatttttattttagatataGTCAtcctaacaatttttttaaagtttacattgttgtagtattatatattactataaatttaatttttatgtgttataaattgtataatatataaaataacataatataaagcattagaaatttaaaaaatggatCAAGCCTGGCCAAGCTTGGGActtgaatgttcaagcccgaGCCCAACCCTTATTTTAAATAGACCTAATTTTTTTTGCTTAAGCTCATTTTTTCGACCTAATATTTTTGTCAAAATCCTCTAAAAATTCAAGTCTGATCGGATAACTCAACCCATCAATGGTTGGTATGGACCTTCCCCTTCcctttcaatttttttcgatTTCAAAAAAATTAGTAAAGCATTTATTTTGTTTCCCTAAAAATTTCGTAATTTGATTTTAGGtactataataaaaacaaattaattttgaacttaatgttttatgttaattAAGATATATAAGTATTTGTTGGTTGGGCTATGAATAGTTTTAGGTATTGTGTCAAAAAGTGTtgatatgatcagaacctataataaaattgttcaaaaaaataaactgGTCGATTATAGATTAtggaaatataatatattattttaaatttttatggaaacatttaaagcataatAAACTTCTacattagaaattttaaaaaagggtCGAGCTGGGCCGAGCTTGGGActtgaatgttcaagcccgaGC from Gossypium hirsutum isolate 1008001.06 chromosome A04, Gossypium_hirsutum_v2.1, whole genome shotgun sequence includes:
- the LOC107949084 gene encoding triosephosphate isomerase, chloroplastic-like (The RefSeq protein has 1 substitution compared to this genomic sequence); amino-acid sequence: MAMISTYCPHFNGLHRSSPKLDSSQSQSFLQHINSQLRLASSRKPCRAVTAMAGSGKFFVGGNWKCNGTKDSITKLVSDLNSAKLETDVDVVVSPPFVYLDQVTASLTSRIEVSAQNSWIGKGGAFTGEISVEQLKDIGCKWVILGHSERRHIIGEDDQFIGKKAAYALNEGLGVIACIGELLEEREAGKTFDVCFRQLKAFADVVPSWDNIVIAYEPVWAIGTGKVATPQQAQEVHVAVHDWLKKNVSEEVASKTRIIYGGSVNGSNCAELAKQEDIDGFLVGGASLKGPEFATIVNSVTSKKVAA
- the LOC107949391 gene encoding auxin-induced protein X15, yielding MGIRLLEMMLHAKQIIRRRSHSKQQCSYRTSSDSKVVNIVPKGHFAVYVGDEEKNKRFVVPISYLKHPLFQALLRQAEEEFGFDYPVRGLIVPCVEEEFIKLTRISNA